In Capsicum annuum cultivar UCD-10X-F1 chromosome 8, UCD10Xv1.1, whole genome shotgun sequence, the genomic window TGATTGTTCTTTTACAACTTGCAAACTTTTTAACTCAGCGTTCTTCCCTGTAAAACCCATCCATACTATGTCTTGTTCTCATCAATAACCAAAATGAAATACTCCAATTTGGTTGCTTGTTTCATTATTACCTTTTCTATATTTCATTCATCACAAGCTCAAAATTCTCCTCAAGATTATCTTAACGCTCACAATGAAGCTCGTAGAGAAGTTGGAGTCGGCCCTCTGACATGGGACAATAGGTTAGCAGCCTATGCCCAAAATTACGCAAATCAAAGAATCGGTGACTGTGGGATGATCCACTCTCACGGCCCTTACGGCGAATGCCTAGCCTTCGCTTTCCCCGATCTCGATGCGAATTATGCCGTGAAGTTGTGGATCGATGAGAAGCAATCGTATGATTTTAAATCGAATACTTGTGCACCAGGACAAGTATGCGGACACTATACTCAAGTGATATGGCGTAATTCGGTACGTCTTGGTTGCGCCAGGGTTCAATGCAACAATGGGTGGTATTTTATAACGTGCAATTACGACCCACCAGGTAATTATATAGGACAACGTCCGTTAGGTGAGGTTGAAACTGAAGCTGAACAACCATCCTACGATTTCACGTCAGAACCTCCAACTGATGTCTAATTATTATGAGTTTACACGATCAAACTATGAATGAATGAAGTTTATTCATCaattattaaagaaataaaatcctGGCCAAGTGATGTTATTGATCATACTCAGTTGGATAATACAATCTAATGGCATAGTGATGGGAGAAATATATGTAGTCTAAATATTGATGTCCCAACTCTCATATGGATCGGTCCGTATGTACCTTTGCATCTGCATGTTAGTTGATTAATcagtatatgtatgtgttttgttggtttatttagttataatgatatttttgttGGCACTTAGTGTGATATGTGGTAGCTTATATTATTGCTTTCGGCTCAATTCGAGTTTACCAAATTAAATCTATACTATGTATGATcatacattttttaaaaagttattttaaaccTGAAATAGATTCgtctaattattaaaataaagattataaatcTAAGTATAAAGCAAAGACAAAGAATTACTATAAAGGTAAACACCTAGTTATGAATCTAGAGTGTAAATAGTTACTATAGTATGTACCgttaaaaattttatatgtgaatttataatttaagtatttcggttctttttcttttttttcttttttttttttttgcttaacattaaaataaaattttatcggttttgaaattttaaaaccaaaccatatcAAAAATGTATTAGCCTTTTTCTTCAATTCGATTTTTCAATTTATCGTGAACCTCTTAGATGTGGAAAGAGAGCCGTTAGCACAAACGCTAACTATTGATAACGGATTAAGTTGCCCTCTcctcaatcaatcaatcaatatatatatatatatatatatatatatatatatatatatatatatatatatatatatatagagagagagagagaggagagttttagaattgttGATGTAGCGCTCTCTAAGAGCtggatttttatttatcttttttgttattttctggtttttttttttctaattt contains:
- the LOC107879925 gene encoding basic form of pathogenesis-related protein 1-like, encoding MKYSNLVACFIITFSIFHSSQAQNSPQDYLNAHNEARREVGVGPLTWDNRLAAYAQNYANQRIGDCGMIHSHGPYGECLAFAFPDLDANYAVKLWIDEKQSYDFKSNTCAPGQVCGHYTQVIWRNSVRLGCARVQCNNGWYFITCNYDPPGNYIGQRPLGEVETEAEQPSYDFTSEPPTDV